AGAGGTCTGCTGGCCGGTGTTCGTTCATCCGCAGGGAATCGTCCACAGTTCGGTGCGCATCGGCGAGGGGACGGTCGTCTTTGCCGGGTGCATAATCGAATCCGACGCGGAGATCGGGAAGCAGTGCATCATCAACTCCGGCTGCTTCATCGGCCATGACAGCAAGATCGGCGACTTCTGCCAAATGGCGCCGAAGAGCGCGATCGCCGACAGCGTGATGCTGGGCAGCGGCGTCTTCCTCGGACTCGGTTCGATGGTGCGCCCGTATACGACGATCCTTGATGACGTGACGGTAGGCATGGGCAGCTCTGTCGTCAAAAAACTCGGCCCTGGCGGCACCTACGTAGGCACTCCGGCGAGAAGGATAATGACGCCGGTGGTCGGAAGCGACTAGCTTAAAACCAGGCGCGGCCGCCGCTCCATAACGCGGATCATGCGCCGCGGAAAATGACGGACGGGGAGGCTTTTTCCGTATTTTGCGGCAGTCTCCCCGTCTTTCTATTGTTAAAAATCAAAAGCTTTATCTATCCGCTTTATTCAAGGATCTCAGGCAGGCTTCCAGCATATCGGCGATGATGCCCCGGTCTGCCACTGACAACGGCGGTAAATTGTCTATGCCGTGCCAGACTCTCCCGAGCATCATCGTTATCTCTGGTACCGTCAGATACCGCCTCTCTTCGTCCGCGATCCCATCCGAAGAAAGGCGCGGAGCCTCGCCGGGCGCGGAGCGTCCCTCGCCGCCCAGCCAGAATGCCAGTCCCTTGCCGGAACGTTCCACGACTTGCGATAAAATACGGTAGGACGGTTCTTTTTTGCCGCGTTCCAACTCGCTATAGTATGTGGCAGAGATATCCAAAATCTCTGATACTTTAGCCTGTGACCTGTCTCCCCGATATTCCCGCAGCAATTCCGCAAATGATTTAGCCATGTAATAGACATTAAACAGTCTCAATAAAAGAAGCAACACAAATAAGCGTATGTATCATACGTTATGGCGTTGATTCATACGCAACTGAAGATATGTGGCGCAGGCCGGGTATGCGTTTCAGCCTCCATCCGCCGCCCTGCCGGACGGCACTAAGATCACCTCCCGCCTTTCGTATCTGTCGACAGAGGGCGAGGCGGAACAGTTATCCGCCTCGCCCGAGGAAATCGTCGTCATATAGCTTCCGGTATGCGATAGGCAGATGCCGGTCACTTCACCGCCAGAGCCGCGGGGCTCTTGAGCCAGCGTATCGTCCAGACAAGGAAACCCAGGGAGATGACGCATCCGCCGACATCTCCGCATGGGAACGACATCCAGACGCCGAGCAGCCCGAAGATGCGCGGCAGCATTATCAGCGGGATGAACATGCAGAGCACGTGGCGGCAGAAGGAGAGAGCGAGCGAGGCGAAACCCTTTCCCAGCCCCTGGAGCGCCGAATTGGTGACGATCGTCACTCCCATGAACGGAAGCCCTATATACCCGACGCGCATTCCCGGCACGCCGATCGCAAGCAGCGCCTCGTCGTTCGTGAAGAGCCGCATCATCGGCCCCGCGAAAATTTCAGCGAGGGTGAAGCTGATAACATAAAACCCGACGGCCATGCCGAGGGCGCAGTATATCGCTTTTATGACGCGCTTAGGCATACCGGCGCCGTAGTTATACCCGATGATCGGCTGCGAGGCCTCCCCGATGGCCATCGCCGGCAGGAAGAGCAGGGAGTCAAGGCTGAGAAATATCCCCATCGCCGAAAGCCCGGCGTCGCCGCCGTATTTTATGATAAGCTGGTTCATCAGCGTCATATAGCAGACGAAAGAAAGCTCCATAAAGAAGGGAGCGCTGCCGACCGCGCATATCCTCTTAAAGACATCCCAGCGGGGCAGGCCGATGAAGTGCGCGCGGATGCGCAGGGGGGCTTCCCTCCGCCAGAAGAAAGAGAGGCCGAATACCGCGGAGACCGCCTGCGCGAGCACGGTGCCGTAGGCCGCCCCCGCGACGCCCATGTCGAGAGTTATGATGAAAAAGGCGTCGAGGATGACATTGCTGACCGCGCCCACGATCTGAGTGCACATGGCGAAGCGGGGATTCCCGCTCGCGCGCACGAGAAAATTGGCGCCGAAACCGAAAAGGCCCAGGGGCGCTCCGAGCAGGATGATGCGCAGATAGGGGCGCGCCATTTCGAGCACCTCGCCGGAGGCGCCGGAGAGGCGCAGCATGGCGTCCACCGCGAAGAAACTTGCCGCGATAGAGGCCGCGCCGACGATCGCGAGCAGGACGAACGTGGTGGTGAGCGCCTGTTCGGCTGGACGCCGCCGGTTGGCGCCGAAGAGGATCGATACTCTCGACGCGCCGCCGACGCAGATAAGCAGCGTGAAGGCCATCAGCATCATCATCATGGGAAAACTCACCGTTATCGCGGCAAGCCCGACAGAGCCGACATAACGTCCGACAAATATGCGGTCCACGATATTATATATGGCGCCGGCGATCATGCCGATTATGGCCGGCAGCGCGAAACTCAGGATAAGCCTGGGTATCGGCTCGCTCCCCATGCGCCTGTGCTGTTCTTCTTTTGAAACTGCAGAGTTAATGATAAAAACTTCCTTTCATTGTGATTATCACGCCATTATAACATACGAAAATAAAACGACGAATCTTCGCGAAAAGGCTTGACTAATCAGTGATTTTTTTATATACTTCCCTACGTTGAGCGCCGGGGTGGTGGAAATGGTAGACACGCACGTTTGAGGGGCGTGTGGGGCAACCCGTACGAGTTCAATTCTCGTCTCCGGCACCATTACTTAACAAACCCTCACGAGGCTGGTTAATGACCAGCCTCTTTTTATTATCCGGCGGTAATACAAAGCGATTCGCACAAAACGCAAGAGCGGCGTTTTGGCTCTCTGCTTTTCCGGCACCATTACTTAACAAACCCTCACGAGGCTGGTTACGTACCAGCCTCTTTTTATTTCCCTGACGTACAGACTAGGCGACCTCGCACGGCATCAAAGATGCCGGCTCCCTGCCTATCCGGCACCATTTACTTAAATACCCTCATGAGGCTGGTTTTTAACCAGCCTCTTTTCATTATCCGGCGGTAATACAAAGCGATTCGCACAAAACGCAAGAGCAGCGTTTTGGCTCTCTGCTTTCGGCACCATTACTTAACAAACCCTCACGAGGCTGGTTAATGACCAGCCTCTTTTTATTATCCGGCGGCAAGACAAAGCGATTCGCACAAAACGCAAGAGCGGCGTTTTGGCTCTCTGCTTTCGGCACCATTACTTAACAAACCCTCACGAGGCTGGTTAATGACCAGCCTCTTTTCATTATCCGGCGGTAATACAAAGCAATTTAATGACAGGCTGGGACGCTGCGTCTGCCTGCCGCGCCGAGACGGTAATTTCCTCCTAAAAGATTTCTTCATCGTCGCTTGACTTAGAGTTGACTCCAAGCCTTAATCTATGAAGCGTAAGGAACAAACAGACGATTTTCTTAAAAAACGGAGGATATAAAAAATGAGTTTTACGATGTATGTACCGACAAAGACGCTCTTTGGAGCCGGGATGCTGAACAAGCTGCACGAGCAGAGGATGCCGGGCAAAAAGGCGCTGATCGTGATTTCCAAGGGAAAATCGACTAAGGCCAACGGCTATCTCGCGAGGGTGGAAAACGAACTTAGACTCGCGGGCATGACGTGGGCGCTGTTTGACAGGGTGGAGCCGAACCCGCTGCGTTCTACCGTGATGGCGGGAGCCGCCGCGGCGCGCGAAAACGGCTGTGATTTTATCGTTGCGCTTGGCGGCGGCAGCCCGATGGACGCTTCGAAGGGTATTGCCGCGATGGCGGTCAACGACGGCGACCTATGGGATTATATCCATTCGGGCAGCGGCAAGGGACGCCCGCTCGCAAACCGGCCGCTGCCGATCGTAGCGATCACGACGACGGCCGGCACCGGCTCCGAGACGGACCCGGGCGGCGTCATCACGAACGAGGAGATGCATGAAAAGAGCGCGATCCTCGACGAAAATCTCTTTCCCGTGCTTGCCGTCGTCGATCCCGAGCTGATGGTCTCCGTGCCGCCCAAGTTTACCGCGTATCAGGGTTTTGACGCGCTCTTCCACAGCGTGGAGGCCTATATCGCGGGAACGGCGAACCTCATGAGCGATATGTTCGCGCTCGCGGCGATCGAGAATGTGAGCCGCTATCTCGCGCGCGCGGTGCGCGACGGCGGGGATATTGAGGCGCGCGAGCATGTCGCCTTTGGAAATTACGCCTCGGGCTTCGTGATGTGCGTCGGCAGCTGCGCGAGCGAGCATTCTCTGGAACACGCGATGTCCGCCTATCATCAGGAGCTGCCGCACGGCGCGGGGCTGATCATGATAAGCCGGGCCTATTACACGCACTTTATCGAGCGTCATGTCTGCGACGAGCGTTTCATCCGCATGGCGAAAGCGATGGGGATGGCGGATGCCAGCGAGCCGATGGATTTCATCAGGGTGCTGACAAAGCTGCAGGAGGAGTGCGGCGCGGCGGAGCTCAAGATGTCCGACTACGGCATCAAGCCCGAGGATTTTGAGACCCTTGCGAAGAACGCGATAGATACGATGGGCTTCCTCTTCCAGTGCGACAGGGAGCCGCTCAGCATAGAGGACTGCGTGGCGATATACGCGGCCTCTTATAAATAAAGACAGCCCGGAGCCGGTTCTCCTTTCCGCCGGCGGTACGCGAAGACGCCCTCTGTCAGACGGGGGCGTTTTCGCATGTTTAGCCCCGGCCGGATCGTCCTCAGGTCGGCGTACAGAGTATAGCGGCTCTTGCCGGCAGCCGGGACCGTGCGTTTTTCCCGGCGCTCGAAATCAGGCGTTTGACTTGGAGTCAGCTCTAAGTGATATCCTGTCTAACAAAGAAAATGTGTTTTATACTATAATGTTTAGGAGGATTTTTTTGATGAAGGCATTGGTAATGACGATACTGGCGATGGCGGCGCTCTTCGGCTGGGCGGTTCATGGCGAGGCGGCTCCCGCGCTTGCGGGCAAAAAGCCGCTGATCGTCTATTTTTCATGGGGAGGCAACACTCGTGTGGTGGCGAATCAGATAAAAGAGCTGACCGGCGGCGATCTGTTTGAGGCGCAGACGGTGAAGTCCTATCCGAAGGAATACCGAGCGACCACGGAGCAGGCGAAGAACGAGCTCAATTCAAACGCGCGCCCCGCGTTAAAGGTTTCGAAGCTGCCGAACCTTGGTTCCTATGATACGGTCATCATCTGCCATCCTAACTGGTGGGGGACGATGCCTACGGCGATGATGACGCTGCTTGAGGCTAACGACCTCTCCGGCAAGAAGATCGCGCAGGTCGTGACGCACGAGGGAAGCGGCGTCGGGCGCAGCGGCGGCGATCTGAAAAAACTGTGTCCGAAGTCGGAGATACTTTCCCCGACGGCGATCCGCGGCGGTGGAGTGAAAAACGCGCAAAGAGATGTGGAGAACTGGCTCAAAGAGACGGGCATATTGAAGTAAGGCCTGCCGGCGGTATTGTCTAAATAATTTCCTGATGGAGGGAATGGAAGAGATATGAAAAAGCTTGGATTCGGATTCATGCGCCTGCCGATGACCGATAAGGACGACCCTAAGAGCATCGATAAAGAGATGCTGAAGAAGATGGTGGATATCTTCCTTGAAAGGGGTTTCACCTATTTCGACACCGCCTATATGTATCATGACCATGCCAGCGAGGCGGCGCTGCGCGAGGTGCTGACGGAGCGCCACCCGCGCGGGGCTTTCACGGTGGCGACGAAGCTGCCGCTGATGTTCCTTGAAATAGAGGGCGATCAGGAACGGATTTTTGACGAACAGCTGGAAAAATGCGGCGTCGGCTATTTTGACTACTACCTCCTGCACAATGTCAACGTTCACACTTATGAAAAAATGAAAGAGTTCGACAGCTTCGGTTTCATCGCGAAGATGAAGGAGCGGGGGCTGATAAAGCATATAGGTTTCTCATATCACGACGACGCCGAACTGCTCGACCGCGTGCTTACAGAACACCCGGAGGCGGAATTTGTCCAGCTTCAGCTCAACTATCTCGACTGGGACAACGAGAGCATCCAGTCGCGCAGATGCTATGAAACGGCGCGGCGGCACGGAAAGCCCGTCGTCGTGATGGAGCCGGTAAAGGGCGGCGCGCTTGCCGAAGTGCCGGGCAGCGTGAAAGAGCTATTCAGGAAATATGCCCCCGAAATGTCGGCCGCCTCGTGGGCGGTGCGCTTTGCGGCGAGCCTCGACGGCGTCATGGTCGTGCTCAGCGGCATGTCAGATATGGAACAGCTTCTTGACAACGTTGGCTATATGGAAGATTTCAAGCCGCTTTCGGCGGAGGAGAAAGAGATCCTTGACGGCGCGAAGAAGATCATTTCCGACGCCAACGCGATCCAGTGCACCGCCTGCCGTTACTGCGTCGAGGGCTGCCCGATGGGTATTCCGATACCGGAATATTTCGCGCTCTATAACGCCGAGAAACAGTCGAATGCGGCGGTCTTCTCCATTTCCACGCAGGGGGTCTATTACGCCAACATCACAAAGACGCGCCGCAAAGCCTCCGAGTGCGTGGAGTGCGGCCAATGCGAACGGGCCTGCCCGCAGCACATAAAGATAGTCGAATGCCTCAAAAAGGTCGCCGAAACATTTGAGACGGAGGCCGCCGAATAGAGCGTCGCTCTTTGCCTCGTACTTAGCGCCGCTGGCCGCGGATCAGTTTTGGGGCGCCCTATTCGGTTTTGCGGATTCCGCCGCCGCGCCGCGCGTCGGTCCCTCTGTCGCCCGCCTACATACCCGGACGCCTTTGCGGACCGGGGATACTTGGCCTTTACGCGGTGAAGGAAATAATAACTTAGGCCGGGTAAAAAGTTGGCCGGAAAATGGTGATCGTATGAGGAAGATAATTGTCAAGACGGAGAGGCTTCGCATCGTTCCGCTTAGCATAGAAGAACTCCGCCTTCTGCATGACGGGGAGCCGGACGACGGCATGAAACAGGCTTACGGCGAAATGATGGACGCCGTGCGGAGATCGCCGGGACGTGAAGAGTGGGGGACCTATTGGAATATCTGCCTGACTTCGGGGACGCGGGTTGGCGGGCTCTGCTTCAAGGGCGCGCCCGACGCGGAGGGCGGCGTGGAGATCGGTTACGGAATAGACGAAGCCTATCGGCGGAACGGCTATGCCTCGGAGGCCGTGACGGGCGTCATAAAATGGGCCGCGGAACAGAGCGGCGTGCGCCGCGTGACCGCGCAGACGGAAGAGGAAAACGCCGCCTCCGAAAAAGTCCTCTTGAAGAGCGGCTTTGCGAAGGACGGGAGAGGAGACGAAGGACCCCTCTATAAAATAATACTTGTGAAACCGCAATAGTTCCTCGGCATAAAATAGAAAGAGCGCCTATGAAGATTTTCCCCGCGAAAGCCGCGGCGGCGCACGGCTGGCGCTGTCTCCGTGCCGCTGAGATCCGGCCTGTGCACATCAGCCGGCGCGTCAGCGTGCCTCTGTCGCGATCTAAGAGGTCAATAAAAATTGGGTGTAGGTGTTTTGAACGATCTTTTCAAGCAGGTCACTCAAAGCGGCCTTTTCATCTTCGCTTAATCCTGCTGTCAGCAAGTCCATACAGTTTTTTCCCTGCTGAACAAGGATAGGGTATATTGCTTGCGCCTTTTCGGTAGGGAATAGATCGAACGCCCTCTTGTCCTTTTTGTTTTGTTTCCTTGTGATGTAGCCCGCCTCCATGAGCTTGCCGATCGATTTCGCCACGACGCTCTTTTCAAGCGCGAGTTCATCCACCATCTCATTTTGCGATATGCCGCTCTTTCTGCAAGCGAGAATGACGATGGGGACTTGTGCCGCGGTTAAGCCAAGCGGTGCGGCCTGCTCATTTTTCCACAAATTGACCTTCCGATAGATCTTTGTAATTGCAACAATGTCCTTATCCGGTAAAAGCATTTCTCCGCCCCCATTCCGCATGTGTTTTCATTATACAAAATTTTTGGTGGCAACTGCAACTATGCTATTGACTTTCCGAGCGATGCGCGTATAGTTGTTTTTAGTGGCAGATGCCACTTGTTAACGGGGGTGTTTTTTATCAAATGAAAGGAATAAAAATAGACTGCTTTTTCACCTCTCAAAATCACAACCGCTGGCAATTTCCCCAAACACTTGATGCCGGAAAACTTGGCCGTTCGTTCGGATGGCCCCATTTCGGTATGCGTCGTTAATGCCGCACAGCTCTGGTATGTTCCGGCTCCGAAAGATTTGAAAAAGCGATCTGACTGAAAGTGGCATGGTGAAATAAAGCGCTCTCCCGGCGGCTGCGGCCAAGGCTTTTGTTGCTATGGGAAAGCGAACGCCGCAAAATAATTTGCTTAGGGGTGCGTTATGGAAGAAGAAAATATTTTTGGTTCGCTTCCAATGGGGAAATTGATCACGAAAATGTCCGTTCCCGTCATTGCGACCATGCTGTTTCAAGCGCTCTACAATGTCGTCGACAGTTTGTTTGTGGCGCGGCTTGGCCTCAACCCGTTAACCGCTTTGGGACTGGCATATCCCATACAGATCATTATGATTTCGGCAGCAAATGGGATTGGCGTAGGCATGAACTCTGTCGTATCGCGGCGCATGGGTGCGGACGATACGACAGGCGCCGGAAAGGCGACAGGAAACGCAATCACACTCGGCATCATCTGTTCCGTACTGATGCTGTTGTTTGGCTTATTCGGCGCGAAGCCGTTCTTTTCAATCAGCACAAATGACACCGAGATCATGGGATATGGCGTACAGTATCTTTCGATTTGCTGCATTTATAACTTTGGCCTATTCTTTTCCATTATTGGACAGCGTATGCTGCAAGCCGCGGGGCAGCCCGCATGGAGCATGGGCGTTCATCTGATCGGCTGCATTTTCAATGTCATATTCGACCCCATCATGATTTTTGGGTGGTTCGGCTTTCCTGCTATGGGTGTTTCCGGCGCGGCGACCGCAACCGTGGGCGGTCAAATATTATCGGCTGTCGCCGCATTCGTCGTTTGCGCCATCAAAAAGAAAAGCGTTGCTTTTGGGCTGAAAGATTTATGTCCCTCAAAGGATATTTGGAAGATGTGCAAGGTGGGCGCTCCCGCCGCCGCCGCGATGGGGATCGCTTCAGTCATGTCCTTCGGTATGAACCAAATCCTCAAGACCGAGGCGATAGGCCTTGCCGTGTTTACGGTGTTCTACAAGCTGTGGTGTTTTGTAATAATGCCAATTAACGGCCTGCTGCAAGGTGTCGTCCCTGTTATGGGATATAACTATGGGGCGAAAAAGAGAGAACGCGTTGCTTCCGCTATCAAACTTACTATTTTAGCCGGCGTCGTTATCATGTTCATCATAACGATTCTATTTCAGATGTTTACGGGGCAATTTATCTCGCTTTTTGACAATGGCAAAAACGGTGCCGACTTTATGCCGGCCGGCATTCATGCGCTGCGGATTATTTCCTGGGTTTTCATTCCCTTTGGTTTTGGGCAGGTAGGCAGCAGCCTTTTTCAAGGTATGGGGAAAGGGACGCCAAGCCTGATTTACGCCCTGCTGCATCAATGTATCTTACTGCTCCCTCCCGCGTGGCTATTCCTTAGATGGGGTGGCGTGGACCTGGTATGGTATTCATTTTGGGTCGCAGAAATCCTGTCGGCGGCCATTACTGCCTTTGTGTTTCGATATCAATATAGAAAAATCATGGCGGAAATGTAAATAAAAAATAGGCGGACACATAACTCAACAGAATAAAAGAAAATCTTCCGCCCGTTTAGGGGAAAGAAAAAACAGCCGGCCCTCCTTCAAAGCGGCCGGCGGCGGCGCGGCGCACGGCGGTCAAGGTGTCATAAATTTTTAAATACGCCATTGTTCGCGTATATTTTGTCCGCCCGGCCGCCGTTTTTTCCCCGGGCGCGGAGGCTGGATATTCCGGCCGCGCTCCCGCCGCTTCGGCACAGTAGACGTCCCATATCAATATTCCGGCAAAAATCGCCGCGCAAAGCAGAATGATTATTGTCAATGTCCTTTTCATACTTCTCCTATTTCCTGTACGGCTTTATGTTTCTAAGCCGCGAAGATCACAGGGGAGGCCCCGTCCGCAGGCATGACATTCACCCACCCCTTTATGTCGACCTGGTAATATTCCGCCGCCTGCTGCAGTTTTTTCATACGCCGCGTGATCGCCGCGAGCTCCGACCTGATGCGGTCCATCTGCTCGGCCAGCAGTTCGCGCCGCCTTTTCATGCCGCCCTCTTCTTCCGCCGTCAGGTAACTGCGTATCTGCGCGAGCGAAAAACCCATCTCCCTGAGTTCCTGTATCGTTTCTATGTTGTGAAGGTCCTCATCGGAGAAGAGGCGCCTGTTTTGCCCGTCTCTGTTCAGATGCGGGAAGAGGCCCTCTTTGTCGTAGAATCTGAGAGTATAACCGGAAATCCCCGTAATTTCAGAAGTCTGTTTAACAGTGTACATCTTATCCCCTCCATTTTTTCACGGTAGTTTTTGCGGCAAGGCGCTCCGCGCCTCCCTGACGACGATACTTTAGCGCGCCGACCTTACGCGGTTATGACGCGCGGCGGACGTAATGTTTCTTTGTTTTGCGAAACCTTGCGAGTTTGTCAGATTATGTAGTTGGATTATCGGAGCGCGGAGTATTACAATATCATTTAAAGAAACAGAGATTTTCGGAGGTATGGGCGATGGCCGCTGATCAGGCAAAAATATTGATAGTCGACGACGACCGTGAACTGCGCGAGCTGATCGCGGAGACGCTCTCCGAGTACGGCTATGATTCGCGCGCGGCGAAGAACGGCGCGGAACTCTTTGCCGCGCTCGAGCGGGAGGCTTTCGACCTGATACTGCTCGACATCATGATGCCCGGTGAAGACGGCCTTTCTCTCTGCCGGCGGCTCCGCGCCCCGGGCGCGCCGCACAGTGCCGTCCCGATAATCTTCCTGACGGCGCTGAAAGATACCACCGACAAGGTCGTCGGCCTTGAAATCGGCGGCGACGATTACCTCTGCAAGCCCTTCCACGCACGCGAGCTCATCGCGCGGATACGCGCGCTGCTGCGCCGTTCGTCGTTTTCGGGAGAGACGGGCCGCGTGGGGCTGGTCGGGAGCGGGGAGGCGGATTCGGCGCTTATCTTCGGCAGCTGGAAGCTCAACGTCATGGCGCGCCATCTCATAGACGAGGAGGGTGTCATCGTGCCGCTCTCGGCGGCGGAGTTCCGCCTGCTGATGCTGCTGCTCAGCCATCCGCAGCAGGTCGTCACGCGCGACATGATCATGGATTACCTCGCGGAGCGCAGCCTCAATATCTACGACCGCAGCATCGACGCGCAGGTGAGCCGCCTCCGCGCCAAGCTGAGGGATAAGGGGGCGAATCCGGGACTTATCAGGACGATGCGCGGCGACGGATACATGCTGGCCGCCCCCGTACGCAAGGGGAGTTTGTGATGAAGTCTCTCTGGAGGGCGGTAAAGCCCGATTCCCTCTTTGGTTTTATCCTGCTGGTCCTCATCCTGGGAGCCGCCGCGAACCAGTTTATAAACTTTTACGCCGTCTGCTCGATACAGCACTCGCTCGCGAGGGAGGTGCTCGGTATCGGCCATGACTATGTCTCTTCTGTCTATCAGGCGCTGAACACGATGGAGGGGCCGCAGCGGGAGGCATATCTCAAAAAACTTGATTCCTCGCGCGGCGTGATGCGCAAGCCTTTTCGTTTCAGGATGGTTCCCGCGCCCGCATGGCAGAGCGAGGACTATTACAAATCCGTCAATATGAAAAACGCCGTGGCCGGGGCGATCGGCGCGGCCGGCGCGGATGTCCCCGATATCCGCGCCCGGATGCTCTGGCCTGAATCGCCGGAGGCAACTTCCTCCGATTACGCCGGGTACATCTTCCCGATGCTGCAGGTGCTGATAGCAATGGACGACGGCGGCTGGCTGGAGCTGACGCAGCCGCTTTCGATCACCGACAACCGCCTGGTGTGGCGGCAGAGGATATTCGTCCTCTTTGAATCTCTGATATTTTCCCTTATCGTCATCATCCTCATCCGCTGCGCGGCGAAGCCGATAGAACGCCTCGCGCAGGAGGCGGACCGCTTCGGGCGCAACCCGGAGGCGGCCTGCCCGCTCGACGAGCGCGGCAGCCGTGAGATCCGCGAGGCGGCGCAGTCCTTTAACAGAATGAGGGCGCGCATCTGCGACAACCTTAATGAA
The window above is part of the Cloacibacillus evryensis DSM 19522 genome. Proteins encoded here:
- a CDS encoding ATP-binding protein, yielding MKSLWRAVKPDSLFGFILLVLILGAAANQFINFYAVCSIQHSLAREVLGIGHDYVSSVYQALNTMEGPQREAYLKKLDSSRGVMRKPFRFRMVPAPAWQSEDYYKSVNMKNAVAGAIGAAGADVPDIRARMLWPESPEATSSDYAGYIFPMLQVLIAMDDGGWLELTQPLSITDNRLVWRQRIFVLFESLIFSLIVIILIRCAAKPIERLAQEADRFGRNPEAACPLDERGSREIREAAQSFNRMRARICDNLNERNNMLEAMGHDLRTPLARIQLRLDRIEPEELREKFAANIEEIRSIIEQGLELARSLHTSEKAAPMDVVAFVESIADDMETKEGDIRLGAMPDDDAPLLVRARPTCLKRSIENLLTNAVKYAGGAVVSVEKDRGDVVIKIEDDGPGIPEAMLEKVFEPYYRLEGSRNRESGGTGLGLSIARNMVLLNEGSLVLKNRPQGGLCAMITLPAIEAKKRA